One Sphingomonas endolithica DNA segment encodes these proteins:
- a CDS encoding TrmH family RNA methyltransferase: protein MTFWTYILRCSDGSYYTGHTDNLEQRVGQHQAGEIEGYTHARRPVTLMWSQDFGSRIEALEAEHRVKDWSRKKKEALFRGDWEALSAAAKKPKAALVSRYDVSTSSTPTRDERVEGETDGQVTNLPPVIVLVRPQLGENIGKAARAMLNFGLVEMRLVTPRDGWPNPSAGPAASGADVVLERAQVYDSVAAAVADCRHVYATTVRKRGVTKPVVTPEQAAVAIHDAVGRSAILFGPERSGLETDDVALAREIITVPINAEFGSLNLAQAVILVAYEWSKGTGLASPPETDLPDPAPQEELEGMIAQLDAMLEAANFFYPPARTPVTKRTLRTLLTKPGWSSQEVRTMRGVLSALSGKKGPRG, encoded by the coding sequence ATGACGTTCTGGACCTATATCCTTCGCTGCAGCGACGGCAGTTACTATACCGGGCACACGGACAATCTTGAGCAGCGCGTTGGGCAGCACCAAGCTGGAGAGATCGAGGGATATACCCATGCGCGACGCCCGGTGACGCTCATGTGGTCGCAGGATTTTGGATCGCGGATCGAGGCGCTGGAAGCCGAGCATCGAGTCAAGGATTGGTCGCGGAAGAAGAAAGAAGCCCTGTTTAGAGGTGATTGGGAGGCGCTGTCGGCAGCTGCCAAGAAACCGAAGGCCGCTCTTGTCTCTCGATACGACGTTTCGACAAGCTCGACGCCTACTCGAGACGAACGGGTTGAGGGTGAGACTGACGGACAAGTCACTAACCTGCCCCCCGTCATCGTCCTCGTCCGCCCGCAGCTCGGCGAGAATATCGGCAAGGCCGCGCGGGCGATGCTCAATTTCGGGTTGGTCGAGATGCGCCTCGTCACGCCGCGCGATGGCTGGCCCAATCCTTCCGCCGGGCCGGCCGCCAGTGGCGCGGATGTCGTGCTGGAACGGGCGCAGGTGTATGACAGCGTGGCCGCGGCGGTGGCCGATTGCCGCCATGTCTATGCCACCACGGTGCGCAAGCGCGGGGTGACCAAGCCGGTGGTAACGCCGGAACAGGCGGCGGTGGCGATCCATGATGCGGTGGGGCGGTCGGCGATCCTGTTCGGGCCCGAGCGGTCGGGGCTGGAGACGGACGATGTCGCGCTTGCCCGCGAGATCATCACCGTGCCGATCAATGCCGAGTTCGGCTCGCTCAACCTGGCACAGGCGGTGATCCTGGTCGCTTATGAATGGTCGAAGGGGACGGGCCTCGCCTCGCCGCCGGAAACCGACCTGCCCGATCCGGCGCCGCAGGAGGAGCTCGAGGGCATGATCGCCCAGCTGGATGCGATGCTGGAGGCGGCGAACTTCTTCTATCCGCCGGCGCGCACCCCGGTGACCAAGCGAACGTTGCGCACGTTGCTGACCAAGCCGGGTTGGTCGAGCCAGGAAGTGCGCACGATGCGCGGGGTGTTGAGTGCGCTGTCGGGGAAGAAGGGGCCGCGGGGGTAG
- the nrdR gene encoding transcriptional regulator NrdR, which yields MRCPFCGHEDSQVKDSRPTDDGAAIRRRRQCEDCAARFTTFERIQLRDLYVLKSENKREPFDREKLLRSVSIAARKRPVEAARLEKLVSSIQRQLETQGENEIPAKRIGELVMEGLKGMDSVAYIRFASVYKDFREARDFEEFAGNVSSVGQE from the coding sequence ATGCGCTGTCCATTCTGCGGCCATGAAGACAGCCAGGTAAAGGATTCGCGGCCGACCGACGATGGTGCCGCGATCCGCCGCAGGCGGCAGTGCGAGGATTGCGCCGCCCGTTTCACGACGTTCGAGCGCATCCAGCTGCGCGACTTGTACGTGCTGAAAAGCGAGAACAAGCGCGAACCCTTCGACCGCGAGAAGCTCCTCCGCTCGGTCTCGATCGCGGCGCGCAAGCGCCCGGTCGAGGCGGCGCGGCTGGAAAAGCTCGTCTCCAGCATCCAGCGCCAGCTGGAGACGCAGGGCGAGAACGAAATCCCCGCCAAGCGCATCGGAGAGCTGGTGATGGAGGGGCTGAAGGGGATGGATTCTGTTGCCTATATCCGCTTTGCCAGCGTGTATAAGGACTTTCGCGAGGCGCGCGACTTCGAGGAATTTGCCGGGAATGTGAGTTCGGTGGGGCAGGAATAG
- the glyA gene encoding serine hydroxymethyltransferase, whose product MSTNPQTLSDVQPDGFFTRTLADADPAVFAGVSHELNREQTQIELIASENIVSKAVLQAQGSVFTNKYAEGYPGKRYYQGCAPSDEVETLAIERAKQLFDCGFANVQPHSGAQANGAVMLALVKPGETILGMSLDAGGHLTHGARAAMSGKWFNAVQYGVDPVTHLIDFDQVEGLAREHKPKLIIAGGSAYPRAIDFARFRAIADEVGAYFMVDMAHFAGIVAAGLHPSPLPHAHVVTTTTHKTLRGPRGGMVLTNDEAIAKKINSAVFPGLQGGPLMHVIAAKAVAFGEALQPDYKSYIAAVVENAKILAATLKERGADIVSGGTDTHLALVDLTPLGVTGKDADEALERAGITCNKNGIPGDPLPPTKTSGIRVGSPAGTTRGFGPAEFREIGNMVADVLEGLREKGEQGDPQVEHAVRTRVRALCDRFPIYPEGI is encoded by the coding sequence ATGAGCACCAACCCGCAGACCTTGTCCGACGTGCAGCCGGATGGCTTCTTCACGCGCACGCTGGCCGATGCCGACCCCGCCGTGTTCGCCGGCGTCTCGCACGAGCTGAACCGCGAGCAGACGCAGATCGAACTGATCGCCAGCGAGAATATCGTCTCCAAGGCGGTGCTGCAGGCACAAGGGTCTGTCTTCACCAACAAATATGCCGAAGGCTATCCGGGCAAGCGCTATTACCAGGGCTGCGCGCCGTCCGACGAGGTCGAGACGCTGGCGATCGAACGCGCCAAGCAATTGTTCGACTGTGGCTTCGCCAACGTGCAGCCGCATTCCGGCGCGCAAGCCAATGGCGCGGTGATGCTGGCACTGGTCAAGCCGGGCGAGACGATCCTGGGCATGAGCCTGGATGCCGGCGGCCACCTGACGCACGGCGCGCGCGCGGCGATGAGCGGCAAATGGTTCAACGCGGTGCAATATGGCGTCGATCCGGTGACGCACCTGATTGATTTCGACCAGGTCGAGGGCCTCGCACGCGAGCACAAGCCGAAGCTGATCATCGCCGGCGGCTCGGCCTATCCGCGCGCGATCGATTTCGCCCGCTTCCGCGCCATCGCCGATGAGGTCGGCGCCTATTTCATGGTCGACATGGCGCATTTCGCCGGCATCGTCGCCGCTGGGCTGCACCCGTCGCCGCTGCCCCATGCGCATGTCGTCACCACCACGACGCACAAGACGCTGCGCGGGCCCCGTGGCGGCATGGTGCTGACCAATGACGAGGCCATTGCCAAGAAGATCAATTCGGCCGTGTTCCCGGGGCTGCAGGGCGGCCCGCTGATGCACGTCATCGCGGCAAAGGCAGTCGCCTTCGGCGAAGCGCTGCAGCCCGATTACAAGAGCTACATCGCCGCGGTGGTGGAGAACGCCAAGATCCTGGCCGCGACGCTGAAGGAACGTGGCGCGGACATCGTCTCGGGCGGCACCGACACGCATCTGGCCTTGGTCGACCTGACCCCGCTCGGCGTTACCGGCAAGGATGCCGACGAGGCGCTGGAGCGCGCCGGCATCACCTGCAACAAGAACGGCATTCCGGGCGATCCGCTGCCGCCGACCAAGACCAGCGGCATCCGCGTCGGCTCGCCCGCCGGCACGACGCGCGGCTTCGGCCCCGCCGAGTTCCGCGAAATCGGTAATATGGTCGCCGACGTGCTGGAAGGTTTGCGCGAAAAGGGCGAGCAGGGCGATCCGCAGGTGGAGCATGCGGTGCGCACGCGCGTTAGGGCGCTGTGCGATCGATTCCCGATCTACCCGGAAGGTATCTGA
- the rpiB gene encoding ribose 5-phosphate isomerase B codes for MRIAIASDHAAFDLKAVLSAWLSGDGHDVIDLGPSGTDRVDYPDYGYKLAEAVASGKAARGIALCGSGIGISIAVNRHPAMRCALVGEPYSAMLAREHNDANVIALGARLTGEDMAKACIAAFLVAEFAGGRHAGRIDKLSHPQFEELSA; via the coding sequence ATGCGCATCGCCATCGCCTCCGACCATGCCGCATTCGATCTCAAGGCCGTCCTGTCGGCTTGGTTGTCGGGCGACGGCCATGACGTGATCGATCTTGGCCCGAGCGGTACCGACCGGGTGGACTATCCCGATTACGGCTACAAGCTGGCCGAGGCGGTCGCCTCGGGCAAGGCCGCGCGCGGGATCGCCTTGTGCGGATCGGGGATCGGCATCTCGATCGCCGTGAACCGCCACCCCGCCATGCGTTGCGCCTTGGTCGGCGAGCCGTATTCGGCGATGCTGGCGCGCGAGCATAACGACGCCAACGTGATCGCGCTCGGCGCGCGGCTCACCGGCGAGGACATGGCCAAGGCGTGCATCGCCGCCTTCCTGGTCGCCGAATTCGCCGGCGGGCGCCATGCCGGCCGCATCGACAAACTCAGCCATCCGCAATTCGAGGAGTTATCCGCATGA
- a CDS encoding sigma-70 family RNA polymerase sigma factor gives MKPHPDMPADAPTLQQRRQRLVEVLVAAGEEDRGAFRELYRLTSAKLFGITLRICGDRQAAEDVLHDVYLTIWKRAGAYEPSRASPITWLATIARNRAIDWRRAQTIRRTTPLDDTQPIVDTRPSALEALSADQDAHLLHDCLDTLEDRQRDSIRTAFFDGLTYAELAERRNTPLGTVKSWVRRGLMKLRECLEQ, from the coding sequence ATGAAACCCCACCCCGATATGCCGGCCGACGCGCCGACGCTGCAGCAGCGGCGCCAGCGTCTGGTGGAGGTCCTCGTCGCCGCGGGGGAGGAAGACCGCGGCGCCTTTCGCGAGCTCTACCGGCTCACCTCGGCGAAACTGTTCGGCATCACGCTGCGGATCTGCGGCGACCGGCAGGCGGCGGAAGACGTGCTGCACGATGTATACCTGACGATCTGGAAGCGCGCCGGCGCCTATGAACCGTCCCGCGCCAGCCCGATCACCTGGCTGGCGACGATCGCACGCAACCGGGCGATCGACTGGCGCCGCGCGCAGACGATCCGCCGCACCACCCCGCTGGACGACACCCAGCCGATCGTCGACACCCGCCCCTCGGCGCTTGAGGCGCTGAGCGCGGACCAGGACGCGCACCTGCTGCACGACTGCCTCGATACGCTGGAGGATCGCCAGCGCGACTCGATCCGCACCGCCTTCTTCGACGGCCTGACCTATGCCGAACTGGCCGAGCGCCGGAACACCCCGCTCGGCACGGTCAAGAGCTGGGTCCGCCGCGGACTGATGAAGCTCAGGGAGTGTCTCGAGCAGTGA
- a CDS encoding anti-sigma factor: MSDDTILETGSDPDVAAAELALGVLEGEERGAALRRVMAEPGFAQAVEQWRHYLATLFDLWPEHAPPAALSARVERSLDALQAPPPAASSRYWPAAAAVMSAVAAALLLVIVLRPLPAPVRVPVGVPVRVPVPVPAPTPTQAPVESPPTPAPVVTPEPAPTPRALPVMPDALLAAAIAPVKKGAPVTAIYDPGSGALRIAETTLADDRRSAQLWVIGADGTPHSLGLLRTVGATALNVAAANRARLATGATLAISLEALGGSSTDVPQGPVVATGVVSPV, translated from the coding sequence GTGAGCGACGATACGATCCTCGAGACGGGTTCGGATCCAGATGTCGCCGCCGCCGAACTGGCGCTGGGCGTGCTGGAGGGCGAGGAGCGCGGGGCGGCGCTGCGCCGCGTGATGGCCGAACCCGGCTTTGCGCAGGCGGTCGAGCAATGGCGCCATTACCTGGCCACTTTGTTCGATCTCTGGCCGGAACACGCGCCGCCCGCGGCGCTGTCGGCGCGGGTGGAGCGCTCGCTCGACGCGCTGCAGGCGCCGCCGCCGGCCGCGTCGTCGCGCTACTGGCCGGCCGCCGCTGCGGTGATGAGCGCGGTCGCCGCCGCGTTGCTGCTGGTGATCGTGCTGCGCCCGCTGCCAGCACCAGTGCGCGTGCCGGTCGGCGTGCCCGTGCGCGTGCCGGTGCCGGTGCCGGCGCCCACCCCGACACAGGCGCCCGTGGAGTCCCCGCCGACTCCGGCGCCGGTCGTGACGCCCGAGCCCGCCCCCACGCCCCGGGCATTGCCGGTGATGCCCGACGCGCTGCTCGCCGCGGCCATCGCACCGGTCAAGAAGGGTGCGCCGGTCACCGCCATCTACGATCCGGGCTCGGGCGCGCTCAGGATTGCCGAGACGACTCTGGCCGACGACCGGCGCAGCGCGCAATTGTGGGTCATCGGCGCCGACGGCACGCCACATTCGCTCGGCCTGCTGCGCACGGTCGGCGCGACGGCGCTTAACGTCGCGGCGGCGAACCGCGCGCGATTGGCCACCGGTGCCACGCTGGCGATCAGCCTGGAGGCGCTGGGTGGATCATCCACCGACGTACCGCAGGGTCCGGTCGTCGCAACGGGTGTCGTGTCACCCGTATGA
- a CDS encoding error-prone DNA polymerase: protein MSEEAAPPPPAPPPTPFAELVAATNYSFLRGASHPSDMVSEAHRLGMTGIGIADRNTVAGVVRAWVALRDAPETARAALSKAKEAAGQSPVLSAAENAACEVDLRLIVGARLVFADGTPDIVAYPATRFGWGRLTRLLTVGNRRAGKGGCLLEISDLFAHLDELLLIVLTDSSFVATENAAMAAERMPGRHQHQPADPGDNVIPLPGFDPPAAPPAPRYWQPLRNESGLQGTLFRLQRAAPDRVWLGITMPHRGNDRRRFQRLAEMADTLGIPLIATRDALYADAQARPLHDVVTCIREGVKVQQAGRLLAANGERYLLPGDTMARLFADRPDAVAETVAFLARIQFDLGQLKYEYPHEAVPEGWNAQDWLQNIVLQAALRRYPGGLPGKMCRLLYEEFGLIRDRNYAYYFLTVYDVVRFARSVDPPILCQGRGSAANSVVCFLLGVTSVDPMEYDLLFSRFVSSERDEPPDIDVDFEHERREIVMQYIYDRYGRERAGIAATVIHFRPRSAVGEVGKALGLSEDVTSRISSTVWGSFAGEIEDQRFAETGFDLRSPEIARLKLLVDQILQFPRHLSQHVGGFVLTQDRLDETVPIHNGAMADRTFIEWDKDDIDALQLMKVDILALGMLTCIQKSFDLMRQHDLGDHELKSIPQGDPVVYDMLCRGDSIGVFQVESRAQINMLPRLKPRELYDLVIQVAIVRPGPIQGDMVHPYLRRRSGIEKVHYPSPDPAFGPASELYDLLGKTKGVPLFQEQAMKLAIVAAKFTPDEANRLRKAMATFRHVGGMEDFETKMVGGMTARGYDEAFARRCYEQIKGFGSYGFPESHALSFAILVYISSWIKCHQPAVFACALLNSQPMGFYAPAQIVRDAREHDVEVRGLDVNASDWDNSLEPAGDGAGQGLALRLGLRVITGFKQSWAAALAEARQAGPYDTIESLARRAHLPQRALRLLADADAFRSLALDRRAALWDVRRTPDAALPLFAAAAARELGEEEDQALPAMSPAEHVVADYQMTRLSLKDHPMRFLRGILDRHHVSSCAAVSAAKNGARVRVAGIVLVRQRPGNGNAIFVTIEDETGITNIVLWARLFETYRRQVMAARLMEVEGEVQRSPEGVIHLMASRVYDRTELLDHLSEIDQAKVRLLRSDAFEHPQPPRYPGGAAPRSARDTARHGHPRDVRILPKSRDFH, encoded by the coding sequence GTGAGCGAGGAGGCGGCGCCGCCACCACCAGCACCACCGCCAACGCCTTTTGCGGAACTGGTCGCGGCGACCAATTATTCCTTCCTGCGCGGTGCCAGCCACCCCTCCGACATGGTATCCGAGGCGCACCGGCTGGGCATGACCGGCATCGGCATCGCCGATCGCAACACCGTGGCGGGCGTGGTGCGCGCCTGGGTGGCGCTGCGCGATGCGCCAGAGACGGCGCGTGCCGCGCTGAGCAAGGCCAAGGAAGCCGCCGGCCAATCGCCCGTGCTGAGTGCAGCGGAAAATGCCGCCTGCGAGGTCGATCTGCGGCTGATCGTCGGTGCGCGGCTGGTGTTCGCCGACGGCACGCCGGACATCGTCGCCTATCCCGCCACGCGTTTCGGCTGGGGGCGGCTGACGCGGCTGCTGACCGTCGGCAACCGGCGCGCCGGCAAGGGCGGGTGCCTGCTGGAGATCAGCGACCTGTTCGCGCATCTCGACGAGCTGTTGCTGATCGTGCTGACCGACAGCAGCTTCGTCGCCACCGAGAATGCGGCGATGGCGGCGGAGCGGATGCCGGGGCGCCACCAGCACCAGCCGGCCGATCCGGGCGACAACGTCATCCCCTTGCCCGGGTTCGATCCCCCCGCAGCGCCGCCGGCGCCACGATATTGGCAGCCGCTGCGCAACGAGAGCGGGCTGCAGGGCACGCTGTTCCGGCTGCAGCGTGCTGCCCCTGATCGCGTCTGGCTGGGCATCACCATGCCGCACCGGGGCAATGACCGGCGCCGTTTCCAACGGCTGGCCGAGATGGCCGACACGCTCGGCATTCCGCTGATCGCGACGCGCGACGCGCTGTATGCCGATGCCCAGGCCCGCCCGCTGCACGATGTCGTCACCTGTATCCGCGAGGGCGTGAAGGTGCAGCAAGCCGGGCGGCTGCTTGCCGCCAATGGCGAACGCTATCTGCTGCCGGGCGACACGATGGCGCGCCTGTTTGCCGACCGACCGGACGCGGTAGCAGAGACGGTCGCTTTCCTGGCCCGCATTCAATTCGATCTCGGGCAGCTCAAATACGAATATCCGCACGAAGCCGTGCCCGAGGGATGGAACGCGCAGGATTGGCTGCAGAACATCGTCCTGCAAGCCGCGCTGCGGCGCTATCCCGGCGGCCTGCCGGGCAAGATGTGCCGCCTGCTCTATGAAGAGTTCGGGCTCATCCGCGACCGCAACTATGCCTATTATTTCCTGACCGTGTACGATGTGGTGCGCTTCGCACGATCGGTCGATCCACCGATATTGTGCCAGGGGCGGGGATCGGCGGCCAATTCGGTGGTCTGCTTCCTGCTCGGCGTCACTTCGGTCGATCCGATGGAATACGACCTGTTATTCTCGCGCTTCGTGTCGAGCGAACGCGACGAGCCGCCCGATATCGACGTGGATTTCGAGCATGAGCGGCGCGAGATCGTGATGCAGTACATCTACGATCGCTATGGCCGCGAGCGTGCCGGGATCGCCGCGACGGTGATCCATTTCCGGCCGCGCAGCGCGGTCGGCGAGGTCGGCAAGGCGCTTGGCCTGTCGGAGGATGTCACCTCGCGGATCAGCAGCACCGTATGGGGCAGCTTTGCCGGCGAGATCGAGGATCAGCGCTTCGCCGAAACCGGGTTCGACCTGCGCAGCCCGGAGATCGCGCGGCTGAAGCTGCTGGTCGACCAGATCCTGCAATTTCCCCGTCACCTGTCGCAGCATGTCGGCGGGTTCGTGCTGACGCAGGACCGGCTGGACGAGACCGTGCCGATCCATAACGGCGCGATGGCGGATCGCACGTTCATCGAATGGGACAAGGACGATATCGACGCACTGCAGCTGATGAAGGTCGATATCCTGGCGCTGGGGATGCTGACCTGCATCCAGAAGAGCTTCGATCTGATGCGGCAGCACGATCTGGGCGATCACGAGCTGAAATCGATCCCTCAGGGCGACCCGGTCGTGTACGACATGCTGTGCCGCGGCGACAGTATCGGCGTTTTCCAGGTCGAGAGCCGGGCGCAGATCAACATGCTGCCGCGGTTGAAACCGCGCGAATTGTACGATCTCGTGATCCAGGTGGCGATCGTGCGGCCGGGGCCGATCCAGGGCGACATGGTGCATCCCTATCTGCGCCGCCGATCGGGGATCGAGAAGGTCCATTATCCCTCGCCCGATCCGGCATTCGGGCCGGCAAGCGAATTGTACGACCTGCTCGGCAAGACCAAGGGCGTGCCGCTGTTCCAGGAACAGGCGATGAAGCTCGCGATCGTCGCGGCCAAGTTCACGCCAGACGAAGCCAACCGCCTGCGCAAGGCGATGGCGACGTTCCGCCATGTCGGCGGCATGGAGGATTTCGAGACCAAGATGGTCGGCGGCATGACGGCGCGCGGCTATGACGAGGCGTTCGCACGGCGGTGCTACGAGCAGATCAAGGGGTTCGGCAGCTATGGCTTTCCCGAAAGCCATGCCTTGTCGTTCGCGATCCTGGTCTACATCTCCTCCTGGATCAAATGCCACCAGCCGGCGGTGTTCGCCTGCGCCTTGCTCAATTCGCAGCCGATGGGCTTCTATGCCCCGGCGCAGATCGTGCGCGATGCGCGCGAACATGATGTCGAGGTGCGCGGCCTGGACGTGAATGCGAGCGACTGGGACAACAGCCTGGAGCCGGCGGGTGATGGCGCGGGGCAGGGGCTGGCGCTGCGGCTCGGGTTGCGGGTGATCACCGGGTTCAAGCAGAGCTGGGCCGCGGCGCTGGCCGAGGCGCGGCAGGCCGGGCCATACGATACGATCGAGTCGCTGGCGCGCCGCGCGCATTTGCCGCAGCGTGCGCTGCGGCTGCTGGCCGATGCCGATGCGTTCCGCTCGCTGGCGCTCGATCGGCGGGCGGCGTTGTGGGACGTGCGGCGGACGCCCGATGCCGCGCTGCCGCTGTTTGCCGCGGCGGCGGCGCGCGAGCTGGGCGAGGAAGAGGATCAGGCGCTACCCGCCATGTCGCCGGCCGAGCATGTCGTGGCCGATTACCAGATGACGCGATTGTCGCTGAAGGATCATCCGATGCGGTTCCTGCGCGGGATCCTGGACCGGCACCATGTCTCGAGCTGTGCCGCGGTATCGGCGGCCAAGAACGGCGCGCGCGTGCGGGTCGCCGGGATCGTGCTGGTGCGGCAGCGGCCGGGCAACGGCAATGCGATCTTCGTGACGATCGAGGACGAGACCGGCATCACCAACATCGTGCTGTGGGCCAGGTTGTTCGAGACGTATCGGCGCCAGGTGATGGCGGCGCGGCTGATGGAAGTGGAGGGCGAGGTGCAGCGCAGCCCGGAAGGCGTGATCCACCTGATGGCGTCGCGCGTATACGATCGCACCGAATTGCTCGATCATCTGTCGGAGATCGACCAGGCCAAGGTGCGGCTGTTGCGCTCCGACGCGTTCGAACATCCCCAGCCGCCGCGTTATCCGGGTGGCGCGGCGCCGCGCTCGGCACGCGATACGGCACGCCACGGCCATCCGCGCGACGTGCGCATCCTGCCCAAGTCGCGCGATTTTCATTGA
- a CDS encoding Y-family DNA polymerase, with translation MKYPKAAAGKAGRRHLALWFPRLSAERLQRAGAAPADAPFALVEKVRGAIRLAAVDARALALGIAPGLTLADARAQVPDLVAIDHDPIADHLLLERVADGCDRYTPLVAIDPPDGLTLDITGCAHLFDGEAALAEDLVARLAAYGLQARHALAATPEAAQALARFQTMPATDEAGAVRRLSVAALRLDDATELALRRAGLKTIGDLAGRPTGPLAARFGDAMTGALACLIGKSDSRIVARRVAPALLVERRLAEPIARTEQALMILGELAAEAGEQMEQRHLGGRRFVARFFRSDGLAIDLAVETSLPVRDPAVVMRLFDDRLGSLADPIDPGFGFDLIRLAVPTLAPLAPTQLLLEGGAVAQGELAALIDRLSTRMGRGRFRRMAPRDTHNPEQAVLALPAVEATEPANWPEPVPGEPPLRPLHLFDPPQPIQVTAQVPDGPPRQFRWRRTLHDVTRFEGPERIAAEWWHDAGAKPTRDYYRIEDALGRRFWVFRHGLYETERKNPGWYMHGLFA, from the coding sequence GTGAAATACCCCAAAGCGGCGGCAGGCAAAGCGGGCCGCCGCCACCTGGCATTGTGGTTTCCCCGGCTGTCGGCCGAACGGCTGCAGCGGGCCGGCGCAGCGCCGGCTGATGCGCCGTTCGCGCTGGTCGAGAAGGTGCGCGGGGCGATACGGCTTGCCGCGGTCGATGCCCGCGCGCTGGCGCTGGGCATCGCGCCCGGCCTGACGCTTGCCGATGCCCGGGCGCAGGTGCCCGATCTGGTGGCGATCGATCATGATCCGATCGCCGATCACCTGTTGCTGGAGCGAGTCGCCGATGGCTGCGACCGCTATACGCCGCTGGTGGCGATCGACCCGCCCGACGGCCTGACGCTGGACATCACCGGTTGCGCGCATCTGTTCGACGGCGAGGCGGCGCTGGCCGAGGATCTGGTCGCGCGGCTGGCGGCGTACGGGCTGCAGGCGCGCCATGCACTGGCCGCCACGCCCGAGGCGGCACAGGCGCTGGCGCGGTTCCAGACCATGCCGGCGACCGACGAAGCAGGCGCGGTGCGCCGCCTGAGCGTTGCCGCCTTGCGCCTGGACGATGCGACCGAGCTGGCGCTGCGCCGCGCCGGGCTGAAGACGATCGGCGATCTCGCCGGACGGCCGACCGGGCCGCTGGCCGCGCGCTTCGGCGATGCCATGACCGGCGCGCTCGCCTGCCTGATCGGCAAATCGGACAGCCGCATCGTCGCGCGGCGCGTGGCGCCCGCCTTGCTGGTCGAACGCCGCCTGGCCGAGCCGATCGCGCGCACCGAACAGGCGCTGATGATCCTGGGCGAGCTGGCGGCCGAGGCCGGCGAGCAGATGGAGCAGCGGCATCTGGGCGGACGCCGCTTCGTCGCGCGCTTCTTCCGCAGCGACGGCCTGGCGATCGATCTTGCGGTCGAGACCAGCCTGCCGGTGCGCGATCCCGCGGTGGTGATGCGCCTGTTCGACGATCGCCTGGGCAGCCTGGCCGATCCGATCGATCCGGGCTTCGGCTTCGACCTGATCCGGCTGGCGGTCCCCACGCTGGCGCCGCTCGCGCCGACGCAATTGCTGCTGGAAGGCGGTGCGGTGGCGCAAGGGGAATTGGCCGCGCTGATCGATCGCCTGAGCACGCGGATGGGGCGCGGCCGGTTTCGCCGCATGGCGCCGCGCGACACGCACAATCCGGAGCAAGCGGTGCTCGCCTTGCCGGCGGTCGAGGCGACCGAACCGGCGAACTGGCCAGAGCCGGTGCCGGGCGAGCCGCCGCTCCGCCCGCTGCACCTGTTCGATCCGCCGCAGCCGATCCAGGTCACCGCGCAGGTGCCGGACGGGCCGCCGCGGCAGTTCCGCTGGCGGCGCACGTTGCACGACGTGACTCGCTTCGAGGGGCCCGAACGGATCGCCGCCGAATGGTGGCACGATGCTGGCGCCAAGCCGACGCGCGATTATTACCGCATAGAAGACGCGCTGGGCCGCCGCTTCTGGGTGTTCCGCCATGGCCTGTACGAGACCGAGCGGAAAAATCCCGGCTGGTACATGCACGGCCTGTTCGCGTGA
- a CDS encoding ImuA family protein produces the protein MHEIFALEAADASSAAGFAAMMLRRAECEASAVVWLRQEQAHAEGGALYLPGLLDLVAGGSDLVIGILPDPLAVLKAAADLARCPEVGVVVIELWKDPRVLDLTATRRLAMAAQSSGVTALLLRVAGTPAPSAAATRWAVRAVPSVPLEANAPGHAALDVELLRQRGGRAGGRWIMEWNRDEGSFCEIPQSGGRQSGPPPPGIVVSPAVGRTAAAGRRSAG, from the coding sequence TTGCATGAGATCTTCGCGCTGGAGGCGGCGGACGCCAGTAGCGCGGCGGGGTTTGCGGCGATGATGCTGCGCCGTGCCGAGTGCGAGGCGTCGGCGGTGGTGTGGCTGCGGCAGGAACAGGCGCATGCCGAGGGCGGCGCGTTGTACCTGCCCGGACTGCTCGACCTGGTCGCGGGCGGCAGCGACCTGGTGATCGGCATCCTGCCCGATCCGCTGGCGGTGCTGAAGGCGGCCGCCGACCTGGCGCGGTGCCCCGAGGTCGGCGTGGTGGTGATCGAGCTGTGGAAAGATCCTCGCGTGCTCGATCTCACCGCGACGCGGCGATTGGCGATGGCGGCGCAGAGCTCGGGGGTGACCGCCTTGCTGCTGCGGGTGGCGGGAACCCCGGCACCCAGCGCTGCGGCGACACGCTGGGCGGTGCGCGCGGTGCCGTCGGTGCCGCTGGAGGCGAATGCGCCGGGCCATGCCGCGCTCGACGTGGAGCTGTTGCGCCAGCGTGGCGGCCGGGCCGGCGGGCGCTGGATTATGGAGTGGAATCGTGACGAAGGAAGCTTCTGTGAAATACCCCAAAGCGGCGGCAGGCAAAGCGGGCCGCCGCCACCTGGCATTGTGGTTTCCCCGGCTGTCGGCCGAACGGCTGCAGCGGGCCGGCGCAGCGCCGGCTGA